One genomic segment of Podarcis raffonei isolate rPodRaf1 chromosome 7, rPodRaf1.pri, whole genome shotgun sequence includes these proteins:
- the ELF1 gene encoding ETS-related transcription factor Elf-1 isoform X1, whose protein sequence is MAAAVQQNDLMFEFASNVMEDEQQLGDPSIFPAVIVEHVPSADLLNNYSGLSCVAEPSDMITENSLDVAEEEIIEDDDITLTVEASCQNGDETMQTIEAAEALLNMDSPGPMLDEKRSTHGFGMEEDVDLGPITHVSVTLDGIPEVMEVHQIQDAFAESPSTLALEQPKKRKGKKPKAPRPESPTLTPNISVKKKSKDGKGNTIYLWEFLLALLQDKATCPKYIKWTQREKGIFKLVDSKAVSRLWGKHKNKPDMNYETMGRALRYYYQRGILAKVEGQRLVYQFKEMPKDLVYIDDEDPSLSTDSPDSSLQSAPAGNRNQMGRSKTSSNMAQKGTSAAVLKTPVSSKSARLKQPIENFQQQLPTVTSEVLRMVQPSQPVHPTQLYRTVHLMHPVQPIPEGNTAVSSNMLEENIRTIQAPSQVPVVVSPGNHQQLHTVTLQTVPLTTVIASTDPTSTTTPQKFILQAIPTSQPMTVLKENIMLQSPKPVSPPSSIVFSPAQVHQVLTSNVQTICNGTVNMASSPSFNTATPVVTFTPSNSHVVAQPSNTVITSVIKAPETKPTVIQGVIKSEAEDNTVEECKHSEQGFQQQPLMAVVSNSNGFPSSVQIKQESEQLEQSSYK, encoded by the exons CTGGGTGATCCATCAATCTTTCCTGCTGTCATTGTGGAACATGTACCCAGTGCAGATCTCCTGAACAATTACTCTGGTTTGTCCTGTGTTGCTGAACCCAGCGACATGATAACAGAGAACTCGCTGGATGTTGCAGAAGAAGAAATTATAGAAGATGATGATATCACCCTTACAG TTGAAGCGTCTTGTCAGAATGGGGATGAAACAATGCAAACCATCGAAGCTGCTGAAGCTCTTCTTAATATGGATTCTCCTGGCCCAATGCTGGATGAGAAGAGATCAA CCCATGGGTTTGGGATGGAGGAGGATGTTGACCTTGGTCCTATAACTCATGTGTCAGTCACACTAGATGGGATTCCAGAGGTGATGGAGGTTCACCAAATCCAAGATGCATTTGCTGAATCACCAAGCACTCTAGCACTTGAGcaaccaaaaaagagaaaag GGAAGAAACCCAAAGCTCCGCGACCAGAATCTCCTACTCTGACTCCAAACATATcagtgaaaaagaaaagcaaagatGGGAAGG gaAACACAATTTACCTTTGGGAGTTCTTGCTAGCTCTGCTTCAGGACAAAGCCACTTGTCCGAAGTACATAAAATGGACTCAGAGGGAAAAGGGCATTTTTAAGCTTGTGGATTCCAAGGCCGTGTCAAGGTTGTGGGGAAAGCACAAAAACAAACCCGATATGAATTATGAAACAATGGGCAGGGCTCTCAG ATATTATTACCAAAGAGGCATTCTGGCCAAAGTAGAAGGACAACGTTTGGTGTATCAGTTTAAAGAAATGCCAAAAGACCTTGTTTACATAGATGATGAAGATCCAAGTTTGAGTACAGATTCCCCCGATTCATCTTTACAATCAGCACCTGCTGGTAATAGAAACCAAATGGGCAGGTCTAAAACGTCTTCAAACATGGCACAAAAAGGAacatctgctgctgttttaaagacTCCAGTCAGCTCCAAGTCTGCCAGGCTTAAGCAGCCCATTGAAAATTTTCAACAGCAGCTGCCCACCGTGACATCAGAAGTGTTGAGGATGGTGCAGCCTAGTCAGCCAGTCCATCCAACTCAGCTTTATCGGACAGTACATTTAATGCACCCCGTGCAACCCATTCCAGAAGGAAACACAGCTGTGAGCAGTAACATGCTGGAGGAGAACATAAG GACTATCCAAGCCCCAAGCCAAGTTCCGGTTGTTGTGTCCCCAGGGAATCACCAGCAGCTGCATACAGTAACACTCCAGACAGTGCCTCTAACCACAGTGATAGCCAGCACAGATCCAACATCCACCACAACACCCCAAAAGTTTATTCTACAAGCCATCCCAACTTCACAGCCCATGACTGTGCTTAAAGAGAACATTATGCTGCAGTCTCCCAAGCCAGTCTCTCCTCCTTCATCCATTGTCTTCAGTCCTGCTCAGGTTCACCAAGTTCTCACCAGCAACGTGCAGACCATTTGCAATGGAACAGTCAACATGGCTTCTTCTCCATCCTTCAACACTGCTACCCCCGTGGTAACTTTTACGCCCAGCAATTCACACGTTGTTGCTCAGCCGTCCAACACTGTGATCACTTCCGTCATTAAAGCTCCAGAAACGAAACCAACTGTTATACAAGGAGTGATAAAATCAGAGGCAGAGGATAACACAGTGGAAGAATGCAAACACTCAGAGCAAGGCTTCCAACAGCAGCCTTTGATGGCGGTGGTATCCAACTCCAATGGATTTCCCTCTTCTGTGCAAATTAAGCAAGAAAGTGAACAGCTGGAGCAAAGTTCATACAAGTaa
- the ELF1 gene encoding ETS-related transcription factor Elf-1 isoform X2, whose translation MITENSLDVAEEEIIEDDDITLTVEASCQNGDETMQTIEAAEALLNMDSPGPMLDEKRSTHGFGMEEDVDLGPITHVSVTLDGIPEVMEVHQIQDAFAESPSTLALEQPKKRKGKKPKAPRPESPTLTPNISVKKKSKDGKGNTIYLWEFLLALLQDKATCPKYIKWTQREKGIFKLVDSKAVSRLWGKHKNKPDMNYETMGRALRYYYQRGILAKVEGQRLVYQFKEMPKDLVYIDDEDPSLSTDSPDSSLQSAPAGNRNQMGRSKTSSNMAQKGTSAAVLKTPVSSKSARLKQPIENFQQQLPTVTSEVLRMVQPSQPVHPTQLYRTVHLMHPVQPIPEGNTAVSSNMLEENIRTIQAPSQVPVVVSPGNHQQLHTVTLQTVPLTTVIASTDPTSTTTPQKFILQAIPTSQPMTVLKENIMLQSPKPVSPPSSIVFSPAQVHQVLTSNVQTICNGTVNMASSPSFNTATPVVTFTPSNSHVVAQPSNTVITSVIKAPETKPTVIQGVIKSEAEDNTVEECKHSEQGFQQQPLMAVVSNSNGFPSSVQIKQESEQLEQSSYK comes from the exons ATGATAACAGAGAACTCGCTGGATGTTGCAGAAGAAGAAATTATAGAAGATGATGATATCACCCTTACAG TTGAAGCGTCTTGTCAGAATGGGGATGAAACAATGCAAACCATCGAAGCTGCTGAAGCTCTTCTTAATATGGATTCTCCTGGCCCAATGCTGGATGAGAAGAGATCAA CCCATGGGTTTGGGATGGAGGAGGATGTTGACCTTGGTCCTATAACTCATGTGTCAGTCACACTAGATGGGATTCCAGAGGTGATGGAGGTTCACCAAATCCAAGATGCATTTGCTGAATCACCAAGCACTCTAGCACTTGAGcaaccaaaaaagagaaaag GGAAGAAACCCAAAGCTCCGCGACCAGAATCTCCTACTCTGACTCCAAACATATcagtgaaaaagaaaagcaaagatGGGAAGG gaAACACAATTTACCTTTGGGAGTTCTTGCTAGCTCTGCTTCAGGACAAAGCCACTTGTCCGAAGTACATAAAATGGACTCAGAGGGAAAAGGGCATTTTTAAGCTTGTGGATTCCAAGGCCGTGTCAAGGTTGTGGGGAAAGCACAAAAACAAACCCGATATGAATTATGAAACAATGGGCAGGGCTCTCAG ATATTATTACCAAAGAGGCATTCTGGCCAAAGTAGAAGGACAACGTTTGGTGTATCAGTTTAAAGAAATGCCAAAAGACCTTGTTTACATAGATGATGAAGATCCAAGTTTGAGTACAGATTCCCCCGATTCATCTTTACAATCAGCACCTGCTGGTAATAGAAACCAAATGGGCAGGTCTAAAACGTCTTCAAACATGGCACAAAAAGGAacatctgctgctgttttaaagacTCCAGTCAGCTCCAAGTCTGCCAGGCTTAAGCAGCCCATTGAAAATTTTCAACAGCAGCTGCCCACCGTGACATCAGAAGTGTTGAGGATGGTGCAGCCTAGTCAGCCAGTCCATCCAACTCAGCTTTATCGGACAGTACATTTAATGCACCCCGTGCAACCCATTCCAGAAGGAAACACAGCTGTGAGCAGTAACATGCTGGAGGAGAACATAAG GACTATCCAAGCCCCAAGCCAAGTTCCGGTTGTTGTGTCCCCAGGGAATCACCAGCAGCTGCATACAGTAACACTCCAGACAGTGCCTCTAACCACAGTGATAGCCAGCACAGATCCAACATCCACCACAACACCCCAAAAGTTTATTCTACAAGCCATCCCAACTTCACAGCCCATGACTGTGCTTAAAGAGAACATTATGCTGCAGTCTCCCAAGCCAGTCTCTCCTCCTTCATCCATTGTCTTCAGTCCTGCTCAGGTTCACCAAGTTCTCACCAGCAACGTGCAGACCATTTGCAATGGAACAGTCAACATGGCTTCTTCTCCATCCTTCAACACTGCTACCCCCGTGGTAACTTTTACGCCCAGCAATTCACACGTTGTTGCTCAGCCGTCCAACACTGTGATCACTTCCGTCATTAAAGCTCCAGAAACGAAACCAACTGTTATACAAGGAGTGATAAAATCAGAGGCAGAGGATAACACAGTGGAAGAATGCAAACACTCAGAGCAAGGCTTCCAACAGCAGCCTTTGATGGCGGTGGTATCCAACTCCAATGGATTTCCCTCTTCTGTGCAAATTAAGCAAGAAAGTGAACAGCTGGAGCAAAGTTCATACAAGTaa